From Pagrus major chromosome 9, Pma_NU_1.0, the proteins below share one genomic window:
- the rrp1 gene encoding uncharacterized protein rrp1 — MASIQEPEVQFAQRLASNEKPIRTKAIKKLRKYINVRSQKAAGGFTGDELLKLWKGLFYCLWMQDKPLLQEELSNQITSLIHSFQDVDGQFLYLESFLQTLRREWTGIDRLRMDKFFQLVRFMFRQTFEMLKRKNWDSSVVSSFLELLTAQLLQSSSGAPSGLQLHVLDLYMTELAAVGSAELTADQNLIFIEPFCKTVSKTKDRILFSGICTNIFGTIIDQAPFAIEDLMKEVNAAQASDSDSGQASDEEDDEEEEELREKTTRKPAGKKSAGKQINGNKSDEEDEDEDELLHLEEDSDTEEPCDEDIGPVLQFDYSALADRLFGLASRSGTPGRNRQRLYRIVKVLRDLSEGIFPQDEYPEEVSTDEDDDMFGSRKRMKRTGGRREEEDEDGAPASKKKKGKKKEASTLNKQDKDSAKDDSEPADLTANNENKKKKKKRKKKKKKAAEGGESADKETEGSQTESAVSSVKVSDGSSETLLLSEVKEPSVTVTEETSDTSPSTTDDKTSEVEPEPQTPSDATVTGKKKKKKRKKAKLQTDETVAEPPAVVEEESTAVGTEESTTPETETTTPAKKKKKNAEKKLGEESQVNGVTTEEDGPKKPTDATTPGKKKSKKKSLKADEVVTVEAEAEVELEGKTTDAEITSVVEEAPQEAATVPLKKKKNKREETTPAVDESIVTPLKKKKSKNNQKQSTEEVDGAAVDEPSQVEDAEILPVTVTTAEKKKKKKKNQADEITDEAEVQEVEDEEKPAKKKKRKIPVTFEYEADELEAAAAINGLAEEEETAVKKTKLEAAEPSTPLSSKKSQKKKKTPSGSESDFITFQSNAAVPTPLFCKTKGSPGTPRTGKKKSQTPKSESKKVTFGLKNNKTAEFRKTDRSLLVSPDGSSRVPFDPQQKPKFGVLKSPVTRLSTRVKKTPKKTPKKTSAGSPKSTPKSTPKRRPSAADFF; from the exons GAGGAGCTGTCGAACCAAATCACCAGCCTGATCCACAGCTTCCAGGACGTAGATGGAC AGTTTTTATACCTGGAGAGCTTCCTGCAGACCTTAAGAAGAGAGTGGACCGGCATCGACAGGCTGCGGATGGACAAGTTCTTCCAG CTGGTCCGCTTCATGTTCAGACAAACGTTTGAGATGCTGAAGAGGAAAAACTGGGACAGCAG CGTGGTGTCGAGCTTCCTGGAGCTGCTGACAGCTCAGCTCCTGCAGAGCAGCAGCGGAGCGCCCAGCGGGCTGCAGCTTCACGTCCTGGACCTCTACATGACGGAGCTGGCAGCTGTCGGCTCAGCAgag CTCACTGCCGATCAGAACTTGATTTTCATCGAGCCGTTCTGCAAAACAGTATCTAAAACAAAAGA TCGGATTCTTTTCAGCGGCATCTGTACCAACATCTTCGGCACCATCATCGATCAGGCTCCCTTCGCTATTGAAGACCTGATGAAGGAGGTGAACGCAGCTCAGGCCTCAGACTCAGACTCTGGACAGGCGTCTGATGAGGAAgacgacgaagaagaagaagaactgagagagaaaacaacgaGAAAACCAGCCGGCAAGAAGAGCGCGGGGAAGCAGATTAATG gcaATAAATCAGacgaagaagatgaagatgaggatgagcTTCTTCACTTAGAAGAAGACTCGGACACAGAGGAACCCTGTGACGAAGACATCGGACCGGTCCTACAG TTTGATTACTCAGCTCTGGCGGACAGGCTGTTTGGGTTGGCGAGTCGGAGCGGCACGCCGGGCCGCAACAGACAGAGACTCTACAGGATCGTCAAAGT ACTGCGTGACCTCAGTGAAG GTATCTTCCCTCAGGACGAGTATCCAGAGGAAGTCTCCACGGACGAGGACGACGACATGTTCGGCAgcaggaagaggatgaagaggacgGGAGGtcgcagggaggaggaggacgaggacggaGCGCCAGCATCCAAGAAGAAAAAAG ggaagaagaaggaggcGTCGACACTCAACAAGCAGGACAAAGACTCTGCAAAAGATGACAGTGAACCGGCTGACCTGACCGCgaataatgaaaacaagaagaagaagaagaagaggaagaagaagaagaagaaagcagcagagGGAGGTGAAAGTGCAGATAAAGAGACTGAAGGTTCACAGACTGAGAGCGCCGTCTCGTCTGTAAAAGTCTCAGACGGTTCGTCAGaaactcttcttctctctgaggTAAAGGAACCTTCAGTCACGGTCACAGAGGAAACCAGTGACACATCTCCCTCCACGACTGACGACAAGACTTCTGAGGTCGAACCAGAACCACAGACGCCCTCCGATGCTACAGTcacagggaagaagaagaagaagaaaaggaagaaggcAAAGTTACAAACAGACGAGACTGTAGCTGAACCGCCGGCCGTTGTAGAAGAAGAGAGCACAGCGGTCGGTACCGAGGAGTCGACAACACCTGAGACTGAGACCACAACTCctgccaagaagaagaagaagaacgcCGAGAAGAAACTGGGGGAGGAATCACAGGTTAATGGTGTGACCACAGAAGAAGACGGACCAAAGAAACCGACTGACGCTACAACTCCAGGCAAGAAGAAGAGTAAGAAGAAGAGCCTGAAGGCGGATGAAGTGGTGACGGTCGAGGCTGAAGCAGAGGTCGAGCTGGAGGGAAAAACCACAGACGCTGAAAtcacttcagttgttgaggaagCGCCACAAGAAGCCGCCACGGTgccactgaagaagaagaagaacaaacgGGAGGAAACGACCCCGGCTGTGGATGAAAGCATCGTAACaccactgaagaagaagaaaagtaaaaacaaccagaaacaaTCCACAGAGGAAGTGGATGGAGCGGCGGTGGACGAACCCTCGCAGGTGGAGGATGCTGAGATACTGCCGGTCACCGTGACAACagcagaaaagaagaagaagaagaagaagaatcaagCGGACGAGATCACAGATGAAGCTGAGGTGCAGGAGGTcgaagatgaagagaaaccagccaagaagaagaagaggaagatccCTGTGACGTTCGAGTACGAGGCCGACGAGCTGGAGGCGGCTGCAGCGATCAACGGCCtcgcagaagaagaagagacggcCGTGAAGAAGACGAAACTG GAGGCTGCCGAGCCGTCCACACCTCTGAGCAGTAAGAagtcacagaagaagaagaagacgccGTCGGGCTCTGAGTCCGACTTCATCACATTTCAGAGCAACGCTGCGGTCCCAACGCCGCTCTTCTGTAAGACCAAGGGAAGCCCCGGCACCCCGCGGACCGGCAAGAAG AAGAGTCAAACTCCCAAATCTGAATCCAAGAAGGTGACGTTTGGTCTCAAGAACAATAAAACAGCCG AGTTCAGGAAGACGGACCGCAGCCTGCTGGTGAGTCCAGACGGGTCGTCACGAGTCCCGTTTGACCCGCAGCAGAAACCAAAGTTTGGGGTGTTAAAGTCTCCGGTCACACGGCTCTCCACCCGGGTCAAGAAGACCCCCAAGAAGACCCCCAAGAAGACCAGCGCCGGTAGTCCAAAGAGTACTCCAAAGAGTACTCCTAAACGTCGCCCATCGGCAGCGGACTTCTTCTGA